Genomic segment of Apium graveolens cultivar Ventura chromosome 7, ASM990537v1, whole genome shotgun sequence:
ATTGAGATATTTTGAACTGCAGAATTGAAGAGAGTAATTAGTTTGATGAATGCTCGGGATTCAAGTACAAGGATGATGAAGGTTATATTGGCTGAAAGTTTGAGAGAAAAGAATATTAGGCATGCAAGGGAAAAGCTGAGAGGAGGAAAGTGAAAATAAATATGCTAAAGAAAATGAGTTGCTAtaacaaagatcaaatgaactTAAGGCAAGGGGGTTGAGCAGAGTTTTTAAAGATGGACATTTTTTGAATATTAAGGAAGGAAGAGTTTCAAGATTCAGAATTCATCTTCTCAACAGTTACTTATTAGAAGAATGGTTCAAACTAGTGGAAGCTCTAAGATTATTGAAGAACTTAAAGTACTAGTAAAACTCAAGGACCTCATTACAAAAGAACCTAGTTATGATAAATTTACCTAAGCTTTGTAGCTATGTACTGGTGTAACTGTAAGTTATATAAAAATTGTATTTTGTCAATCTTTCAATCTTATTGTAATagattttagcttggggttaatCTTTTTATCAGGCATGACTTTGTGAtaagaaatcttctcacaaattgggggagattgttaggtcccgaattatcgtaaaaggggggttgaatacgataatcactaaattaaaaattctttcaaatctttagcggatataagatttagtgctcggttagtggtttcgtgttcttgaggtgaatagtgtttggaacaataaaacgaggaacacaagatattcggggaagtatatattcatatataaatcctcgaggagtgttgctacactccggtaaataaattaaccggctaaaatttaagaacaacaaagttcatAACTTCTACAAATAtttacaaattaaatcctatacaatgatctagatttgtttgtctaaggatttaattaccgggtaatgattataatgcccctatgaatatacaagaattaaatcgagaattataacgttactccggtgagaaatttaacggatatacaaaaagttTGAGTTTCTCTGTAAATATTTGCTGCCATTTCactactctcttgggagagaagatgaacataatGAATCCCCAAAAAATGGCTGAATTCTTCTGCTGTAAATGTGTAGTCTTCATatccaataaaattgtgtggctgaggagaggaatgctctgtggcgacaactttagtttctctgtggcgaccaagTTTTGTTTATTATTCATGCATGTGTGGCAATCAGGAAGTACAGGAAGTGTTAGTTAATTACTCTATGGCGACCAAGGCAATTTATTTTGCCTTAGTTTATTTTGTAGCTTCTCTAGTGGTGACAGGGGGTAACACTACTAGTACAACTAATGTACTTAACAAAACTTACCAACTCTTGTGGCGACCATTATCACCCCTggattccttttctttttttgattttctttttcttttctttttttgctttctttttgttttctttttctttttgttttgttttgtttttcttttctctttttttttgttttcttttttgtttttatttttgtttttgttttctctttctttttctttttaagtttaaattgtaactaaattaatttataaaattaacttaaatataacttatataaataaactaatttagatttataaaataaaattatttaaagttaataagataaattattttatgtttattaaataaattatattaaagtccactaaataaatttatttaatttaccaattaaactttgagtttcgccagtcccctgagatGTTTAgatgtataccccgcgcacctcttctcgtactttaacagatagacgttcaatccaagtacgttccttaacttaacaattcttctataaataataaaaaattaatgaAATAGTTTGAAGAGGTTATGTAATACAATCAGATTtatccaaaattattttatactataatcaaatttaaaatcaataatttttttaaaatttgaagtattgaactttctattatattcaaatataaatattattctaTAATAGTATAAAATTTTCTATgttgtaaaataaaattttacgaTTTATGATGAGATTCTATAAAAGAATCAATAGTTTTCCACGAAACTTCATATAAGAGGTTTAAGAGGTCTAGAATATTAACCTATATAATATATAGAGAAGTAATCATTCATTAAAAGTTTTTAATAGAAAATATTAGAAATCACATATTATTCTTTTTAAAGAATAAAAGTAGTTTATTCTAAGATAATAAGAATAGTTTTTTTTCTGACAGTAAGATAATAAGAATAGATATTGGTATTAAATTCAAATATGGAAGAGTTTATCCTTTTGTAAACAATAGTCTAGTAGAAAAAGGAAATATTAGGAATCTCGTATTATTCTTCTGTATTCCTTTTTCTGCCTCCGTCTAgaaaaagaaatccaaaatccCCTAATTTGATACTCCGTAATTGCCCATATAAATACATAATATATTTTCACAAACAATCTCACCCCAGGCTCCTGCGCATATTGTTATAAATCTACATAATTAACACAGAGGCTTCTATCAAATTAATTTGAAGGCTGAGTTTTGATTTGCatctgatttttatttgatttttttgaAGGTTTTTGTGCGATTTATACTAAAACTATCATTATATCTAAATTATACTACTAGGGTTTTAAAGTTTTATAAGTCTAAGATGTCATCGTTTCCTGAAAACAATGtggctgctgctgctgctgctacggAAATTCAGGAATCACTGGCACAGAACCCGATGCAGTTAGCGGCGGATGCGACGACGGTGTATCAGCCGGAAGATGATCTTCTGTCAAATCTGGTTAAACCGAGTGAAGTTATGAATGACCAGAATATCTGCAATGACGCGAATGACGTGTACGCGCAGCCTGAAGCTGTTGTGTTGGCTCAGAGTGCTTCGGAGGCGGCTGCTCAGGTGGCGGTAACGGAGTTTCCTGCACTTGATGCGGGTGTGGTTAACAAGGAGGTGAACGTGAGCGTTGTTGCTAATGATCAGAACAATGGGAACAACATCAGAAACGCGGCGGTGAATGAGGTGCTTCTTCCTTCTGAAACAAACCCTCCTCCTCATGTTATGAATGATCAGAACAATGGGAACAACATCAGAAACGAGGCGGTGAATGAGGTGCTTCTTCCTTCTGAAACAAACCCTCCTCCTCATGTTATGAATGATCAGAACAATGGTAACGACAACAACGCGGTTCTGGATGGTAACAGCAACGGTAGCAATGAGGTTTTTGTAACTCCTGGTGTTGTTGGTAATCAGAACAACAATGGTAGCAACGAGAGTGTTGTTGGTGATCAGAATATTCAGAACAACCATGGTAGCAATGAGGAGGTTGTGGTTACTCCTAGTGTTGTTGGCAATCAGAACAACAATAATGGCAGCAACGAGGTTGTTATTCCTGGTGTTGTTGGTGATCAGAACAAGAATGTCAGCAACGAGGTTGTGATTCCTAGTAATCAGAATAACAATGGTAGCAATGAGGTTGAGATTCCTAGTGCTGTTGGTGATGAGAACAACAACTGCGGTAGCAACGAGATTGTTACTCCTACTGTTGTTGTTAATTATCAGAACAATGGCATTCACAGCAATCCAGTGGCTATTAATAGTGGTGTTGGGGTGGCCATTAAGCGAAAGAGAGGAAGGCCAAGGAAGTACCCGGTTGGTGGTGCTTCAGCTGTGCCTGCTGCGTCATCTCCGTCCATGGCTATGCAATCAGGTGGTCAGGTGCAAGGGTCCATTGAGAAAAGGGGCAGAGGAAGGCCGGTGGGTTCTGGGAAAAAACACAAAGCTGATGGATCTTCTAGTTTTACTGTTTCTCCTGCTAATTCAGGTATATTTGTatgaaatttaaaaatatatatatttgtgtgttgTTACTAGATTTATAATATTATCTAGTTGAGATCTTTGTTTAGATTGGGTTATGTATATGCTTAAGGTTCTTTAGTGACATCTAATTATGCAGTTAGATACATGATGAAGGTTCGAAGGTT
This window contains:
- the LOC141672080 gene encoding uncharacterized protein LOC141672080 yields the protein MSSFPENNVAAAAAATEIQESLAQNPMQLAADATTVYQPEDDLLSNLVKPSEVMNDQNICNDANDVYAQPEAVVLAQSASEAAAQVAVTEFPALDAGVVNKEVNVSVVANDQNNGNNIRNAAVNEVLLPSETNPPPHVMNDQNNGNNIRNEAVNEVLLPSETNPPPHVMNDQNNGNDNNAVLDGNSNGSNEVFVTPGVVGNQNNNGSNESVVGDQNIQNNHGSNEEVVVTPSVVGNQNNNNGSNEVVIPGVVGDQNKNVSNEVVIPSNQNNNGSNEVEIPSAVGDENNNCGSNEIVTPTVVVNYQNNGIHSNPVAINSGVGVAIKRKRGRPRKYPVGGASAVPAASSPSMAMQSGGQVQGSIEKRGRGRPVGSGKKHKADGSSSFTVSPANSGSTGAVFSPYVITVRSGEYVQPTLLSLSQYDKQVVCVLSASGTLSNVTLQQPQTTGGTVVYQGCFEILSLSGSFLQSESGGQRSISGGLSVLLAVPNGGIFGGGVAGPLIADSDVQIIVGTFLVSEQNITRSVCNNVPLNHVSLVGGSPPSRALLSESSDASRSPLNHSNGGCNNGNQHPVPNVTWM